AAAGTTTGTGTCTTAGTCTTTTAAGGGTGATGCCCTAGTTTGGTGGAGGGCACTAATATAGGCCTCGAGGAAATTCCACTTTACAATCTGTCGTGGGATAAATTTGTAGAACTGATGAAAGAAACTTTCTGCTCGCAACACGAAGTAGAAAAAGTTGAAGCTGACTTCCTAACCTTGGTTATGAAaaacttagattgtcaagcttatgtAACTAGCTTCAACTCCATGTCTAGATTGGTACCTTATTTGGTTACACCAGAACCAAAGCGTATTGCATGCTTTATTGGTGGATTGGCTCCCGAGGTGAAGGGACACATGAAGGCTTCAAAGCCTGCAACCTACCGGTCAGCAGTGGATCTATCCCTATCCCTGACACTGGATATTGTCAGGAATAAGTCTATAAAGCCTACGGATGAAGAAAAAAGAAAGAGAGAAGATGACAGCTCGCATCGTTCtgacaagaaaaagaaaggtaACTCTGGGTTTAAGAAGAATACCAATCAGTCGGGTGAAAAGTCCCTGTGCAAGAACTGCAAGAGAAACCACTTCGGGAAATGCACTATTGATCCGCAGGCTAAaccctgtggaatctgcaagaGGAAGGGTCACAAAACTTTGGAGTGCAAAGACCTAAAGaatgcaacctgttatggttgtaATGAGAAGGGTCACATCAAGTCTAACTGCCCGAAAAATGCAAAGAAGCCCGAAGAGGCTAAAAAGACAAATGCCAGAGTGTTCCAAATGAATGCCAAGGAGGCAGTGCAGGATGATAACGTTATAACATGTACTTTCCTCATAAATGATATCTATCCTagagttttatttgattctggtgcagaTAAGTCCTTTGTAAACAATAAATTTAGTAAACTGTTGAATCTGCCTATTAAAACTCTAGACGTTAAATATGAGGTAAaattagctgatggtaccttaAAAACCGCTTCGACAATTctagatggatgtttcatatccattaggaatcaatcttttccgttgtcctTGTTGCCGCTGAAATTGGCGGGGTTTGATATAgttataggcatggattggttatcattTAAACAAGCTCAAATTGCCTGTGATAAGAAACAAGTTATCGTCAAAACCCCTTATGGTGAACCAATCACTATTAAAGGAGATACACACTATGGATTGCTTGATCGAGTGTCCATGCTTAAGGTGTCCAAATATTTGAAGAAcagttgtgtcatttacatggcacaggtgacagTAGACGTGCTGAAGCCCAAGAtagaagatattcctgttatttctgaatacccagatgtatttcctaaAGAATTACCTAGGTTTACTCCCGAGAAGAaagtagagttcagaatcgaTATTATACAAGGAGCAGCACCAGATGCACGAGCTCCTTACCGATTACACCGACCAAAATGAAAGAACTAAGAACCCCAGTTAGATGAGTTATTGGAGAAAGGTTTTATTCAACCAAGCTCGTCACCTTGGGGAGCACCCattctgtttgtaaagaagaaagattgttcaatgcggttgtgcattgattatcgcgagctaAACAAAgtaacaatcaagaatcgctatccattacccaggatcgacaaTCTGTTTGATCAGCTGCAGGGGGCAAGTTTCTTCACAAAGATTGATCTAAGGCCggggtatcatcaattaaaggtcagaactgaagacgtacacaagaccgcgttagaacaaggtatggccactatgagttcttagtgctgcctttcgggctcactaatgcacctgcaacattcatAGACCTCATGAATTGAGACTGCAAGCCGTATCTGGCTAAATTTGTCATTATCTTCATTGATggcatacttatttattcaaaaagtcaagcCGATCACGAGAAACATCTCCGATGCATCCTCAAACTTCTACAACAGGAGAAGCTCTACGCAGAATTCTCCAAAAGCGaattctggcttcgcgaagtccaatttcttggacatgtggtaagcgagcgtggtatccaggtggatcccgctaaaatagaagcaatcatgaattgggaagcacctaagacacctactgaaattcgcagcttcttagggttggcaggatattacaggagatttATCGAAAACTTTTCAAGATAACTGCATCTCTAACTACTTTAACCCACAAGAATGTGAAATTTGACTGGGTCCCAAACAACAAGAGT
The sequence above is drawn from the Helianthus annuus cultivar XRQ/B chromosome 12, HanXRQr2.0-SUNRISE, whole genome shotgun sequence genome and encodes:
- the LOC110893478 gene encoding uncharacterized protein LOC110893478 codes for the protein MKETFCSQHEVEKVEADFLTLVMKNLDCQAYVTSFNSMSRLVPYLVTPEPKRIACFIGGLAPEVKGHMKASKPATYRSAVDLSLSLTLDIVRNKSIKPTDEEKRKREDDSSHRSDKKKKGNSGFKKNTNQSGEKSLCKNCKRNHFGKCTIDPQAKPCGICKRKGHKTLECKDLKNATCYGCNEKGHIKSNCPKNAKKPEEAKKTNARVFQMNAKEAVQDDNVITCTFLINDIYPRVLFDSGADKSFVNNKFSKLLNLPIKTLDVKYEVKLADGTLKTASTILDGCFISIRNQSFPLSLLPLKLAGFDIVIGMDWLSFKQAQIACDKKQVIVKTPYGEPITIKGDTHYGLLDRVSMLKVSKYLKNSCVIYMAQVTVDVLKPKIEDIPVISEYPDVFPKELPRFTPEKKVEFRIDIIQGAAPDARAPYRLHRPK